A single region of the Drosophila takahashii strain IR98-3 E-12201 chromosome 2R, DtakHiC1v2, whole genome shotgun sequence genome encodes:
- the PIG-O gene encoding GPI ethanolamine phosphate transferase 3: MNFTYVFVLIWLAFLISSGVLLFSRGFLLARVSKTETSTCRRLSTDPNAEYVLTDEVVNEIFKDVNASSNLCLPQKSKVIVLVVDALKYEFGLYKEHVTEPLPYENKLSVLQELLQQSPDHARLMRFRADPPTTTLQRLKGLTTGSLPTFIDIGSNFASPEINEDNVIDQMVKSDLPLVFLGDSTWTDLYPRRFKRSYSYPSFDIFDLDSVDNQILKHLPKELASDDWQVLVAHFLGVDHCGHKHGPMHEEMARKLGEMNEVIRSVVAAMDNETTLLVMGDHGMTASGDHGGDTDDETNALLFAYSKQHRFYGNDSGSDSEMLQQIDLVPTLATILGVPIPYSNLGLVNFNIVPDLQVPHLNKFQTLLLHSWQNAQQIYRYFFQYALENKRTFNVDQMDQLETEFILLSHRVQTVYNEVAYKSFVRDLNANLRDILGTCREIWVRFDPTQMSQGLLFSFLPLFFIFLLVNNSRPADYMHIFKAKEVFYTYLINLAAGVFGYRYFKTFSFKTEEHGVIFFTALSSAAILAFHTLRHWTNIATNWSAVKRFGDMPTRLLLFASVGVFFSNSFVIQEAKILSYLLAAAILLLSHELLRLSARLDFRTKFKASQFLRSTALRLILASFLAICLIRFAYTLFRCREEQGNCSDFANSGGAGFSLKKPGTGKTYILAVVVLVVYTTLTRLYLRSCGNLTGNSPNVLLARYGPTVASICAGGHVLLANSSIKNIQRTHIDAMALVIYGLLLLQIIVVSWAPLMTFVLPPRNSHTVTINGTESIVPEIFKKMKRMYEGDDDERRNQIPVVYGLATVYSSIVIAFGVFLALVMIVLLEPRASIGLVVCVAVGAILLSVHGILRYRTATSFESCIQPTFTALVGWFLLAHFCFFATSHQTTLSQIEWRAAFVGRTTGIGQSNLISGALVILNTFCGPIFFFCMYSLLNTETFSLFALFPNLIRSCRSGGKADATTSMSDLANEAVGFDMTRGELTLYEYEDVFLGAGFKLATQFFMLQGLKIFCAMMACTIHCRHLMVWKIFAPRFIYEALATFVSLPALIVGYLLVLRIHRAVDTLIKRINKTKVH, translated from the exons ATGAACTTCACGTATGTGTTCGTACTCATTTGGCTGGCCTTCCTCATTAGCAGCGGAGTGCTGCTCTTCTCGCGGGGATTCCTATTGGCCCGGGTGTCCAAAACGGAGACGAGCACCTGCCGCAGGTTGTCCACGGATCCGAATGCT GAATACGTGCTCACCGATGAGGTGGTGAACGAGATCTTCAAGGATGTCAACGCCTCCTCCAATCTCTGTCTTCCGCAAAAGTCCAAGGTCATTGTCCTGGTTGTGGACGCTTTGAAATACGAGTTTGGCCTGTACAAGGAGCACGTCACGGAGCCCCTGCCCTATGAAAACAAACTGTCGGTGCTGCaggagctgctgcagcagaGTCCCGACCACGCCCGCCTCATGAGATTCCGGGCGGATCCGCCCACCACCACGTTGCAGCGCTTGAAAGGATTGACCACCGGCAGCCTGCCCACCTTCATCGACATTGGCTCGAACTTTGCCTCGCCGGAGATCAACGAGGACAATGTCATTGATCAGATGGTCAAGAGCGATCTGCCGCTGGTCTTCCTGGGCGACAGCACCTGGACGGATCTGTATCCGCGGCGCTTCAAGCGATCCTACTCCTATCCCAGCTTCGATATATTCGATCTGGACAGCGTGGACAATCAGATACTGAAGCATCTGCCCAAGGAGCTGGCCAGCGATGATTGGCAGGTGCTGGTGGCCCACTTCCTGGGCGTGGATCACTGCGGCCACAAGCATGGACCCATGCACGAGGAGATGGCGCGCAAGCTGGGCGAGATGAACGAGGTGATAAG ATCCGTGGTGGCGGCCATGGACAACGAGACCACTCTGCTGGTGATGGGCGACCATGGCATGACGGCATCCGGCGATCATGGCGGCGACACCGATGACGAAACCAATGCCCTGCTGTTTGCCTACTCCAAGCAGCACAGATTCTACGGCAATGATTCGGGCTCAGATAGCGAAATGCTGCAGCAG attgaTCTGGTCCCCACGCTGGCCACCATACTAGGCGTCCCGATACCCTACTCCAATCTGGGCCTGGTCAACTTTAACATTGTGCCCGATCTGCAAGTGCCGCATTTGAACAAGTTCCAGACTCTGCTGCTGCACTCCTGGCAGAATGCCCAGCAGATCTATCGATACTTCTTCCAGTACGCCTTGGAGAACAAGCGCACCTTCAATGTGGACCAGATGGACCAACTGGAGACGGAATTCATACTGCTCAGCCACCGAGTGCAGACGGTTTACAACGAGGTGGCCTACAAGTCCTTTGTCAGGGATCTGAATGCCAATCTGCGCGACATTCTGGGCACCTGCCGCGAGATCTGGGTGAGGTTCGATCCCACACAGATGTCGCAGGGACTGCTCTTCAGCTTCCTGCCGCTGTTCTTCATCTTCCTGCTGGTGAACAACTCGCGGCCAGCAGACTATATGCACATTTTCAAGGCCAAGGAGGTCTTCTACACATACCTCATCAATTTGGCCGCCGGAGTTTTTGGCTATCGCTACTTTAAGACGTTCTCTTTTAAGACAGAGGAGCATGGAGTGATCTTCTTCACGGCCTTGTCCAGTGCTGCTATCCTGGCCTTCCATACGCTGCGCCACTGGACCAACATTGCCACCAATTGGTCAGCGGTCAAGCGTTTCGGAGACATGCCCACGCGGCTGCTGCTCTTCGCCTCCGTGGGAGTGTTCTTCTCCAATAGCTTCGTCATTCAAGAGGCCAAGATCTTGTCGTACCTTTTGGCGGCAGCCATTCTGCTGCTCTCCCACGAACTTTTGCGGCTAAGTGCTCGCTTGGATTTCAGGACAAAGTTCAAGGCCTCCCAGTTCCTACGCTCCACGGCCCTGAGACTGATCCTGGCCAGCTTTTTGGCTATATGCTTAATACGCTTTGCCTACACACTATTCCGATGCCGCGAGGAGCAGGGCAATTGCTCGGACTTTGCCAACAGCGGCGGAGCAGGATTCTCGCTCAAGAAGCCGGGAACGGGCAAGACCTACATCCTAGCCGTTGTGGTGCTCGTAGTTTACACCACCCTCACCCGGTTATATCTGAGATCGTGCGGCAATCTGACTGGTAACTCGCCCAACGTCTTGCTGGCTCGCTATGGACCTACGGTGGCCTCGATTTGCGCCGGCGGTCATGTCTTGCTGGCCAATAGCTCCATTAAGAACATCCAGCGCACCCACATCGATGCCATGGCTCTGGTTATCTACggtctgctgttgctgcagatTATAGTGGTTTCCTGGGCGCCGCTGATGACTTTTGTGCTGCCTCCCAGGAATTCGCATACTGTAACCATCAACGGAACCGAGAGCATTGTGCCGGAGATCTTCAAGAAGATGAAACGCATGTACGAAGGCGATGACGACGAGCGACGTAATCAGATACCGGTGGTGTATGGATTGGCTACCGTTTACTCCTCCATTGTCATTGCTTTTGGCGTGTTTCTGGCTCTGGTGATGATTGTTCTCCTGGAACCGCGTGCCTCCATCGGTTTGGTTGTTTGCGTGGCCGTAGGAGCTATTTTGCTGAGTGTTCACGGTATATTGCGTTACCGAACAGCTACTAGTTTTG AGAGCTGCATCCAGCCCACTTTTACGGCCCTGGTTGGCTGGTTCCTGCTGGCCCATTTCTGCTTCTTTGCCACCTCGCATCAGACGACGCTGTCGCAGATTGAGTGGCGTGCCGCCTTCGTCGGTCGCACCACTGGCATTGGACAGTCGAATCTAATATCCGGCGCCCTGGTCATTCTGAACACCTTTTGCGGACCCATTTTCTTCTTCTGCATGTACTCTCTGCTAAATACGGAGACCTTTTCGCTGTTCGCCTTGTTCCCCAACCTCATCCGGAGTTGCAGGAGTGGTGGCAAGGCAGATGCGACCACTTCCATGTCGGATTTGGCCAACGAGGCGGTTGGCTTCGATATGACGAGGGGCGAACTGACGTTGTACGAGTACGAGGATGTTTTCCTGGGAGCCGGGTTCAAGCTGGCCACCCAGTTCTTCATGTTGCAGGGACTCAAG attttctgCGCCATGATGGCCTGCACCATCCACTGCCGTCACCTGATGGTTTGGAAGATCTTTGCGCCGCGCTTCATCTACGAGGCTTTGGCCACTTTCGTCAGCCTGCCCGCCTTGATTGTGGGCTATCTTCTGGTGCTCCGCATCCACCGCGCTGTGGACACCCTCATCAAGCGCATCAACAAGACCAAGGTCCACTAG